The Actinomycetes bacterium genome has a window encoding:
- a CDS encoding transaminase produces the protein MGARVDPGMVAELTARENEAFVAARPKGAQLWRRAGELMPNGVPMSWLRTSYEPVPMFVAGGEGSRFRDVDGHEYVDFNIADMSMFTGYAPPAVVRAVSTRVAAGSQFLLPSEDSLWVAEELGRRYGLPMWQFTLSATGANTEALRVARVLTGRDQVLFFDGHYHGHFDESLVEQVDGRLQPEEEGLPADVVNRTALIPFNDVDALADALAGGRVAAVVTEPAMTNNVGLVMPDPGFHEQLRHLTRVAGTVLVLDETHTQVVGPGGLTRLWGLDPDIVTIGKSIAAGIPLGAYGMTPEVAETLQRPLGRDDPRPAVATGGTLYGNPLSMAAAQAAMSEVLTDEAYARSQALGTRLADGLEQAVATVELPWTVHRFWPRSGYSFTAAPPRNASEARAALDVPLRRLMRVYLANRGVWEAIVGAGPTCSVAAGPEDVDSYLTAFASLLTELTA, from the coding sequence ATGGGCGCTCGGGTGGACCCGGGGATGGTCGCCGAACTGACGGCTCGGGAGAACGAGGCGTTCGTCGCCGCTCGACCCAAGGGGGCGCAGCTGTGGCGTCGCGCCGGTGAGTTGATGCCCAACGGGGTGCCGATGAGTTGGCTGCGCACCTCCTACGAGCCGGTCCCGATGTTCGTCGCGGGCGGTGAAGGGTCGCGGTTCCGCGACGTCGACGGGCACGAGTACGTCGACTTCAACATCGCGGACATGTCGATGTTCACCGGGTATGCGCCGCCGGCCGTGGTTCGTGCGGTGTCGACCCGCGTGGCTGCCGGGTCGCAGTTCCTGCTGCCCAGCGAGGACTCGCTGTGGGTCGCCGAGGAACTCGGGCGTCGATACGGGCTGCCGATGTGGCAGTTCACGCTGTCCGCGACGGGGGCCAACACCGAGGCGCTGCGGGTGGCGCGGGTCCTCACCGGTCGGGACCAGGTGTTGTTCTTCGACGGCCACTACCACGGTCACTTCGACGAGTCGCTCGTTGAACAGGTCGACGGCCGGCTGCAGCCGGAGGAGGAAGGGCTCCCGGCGGACGTCGTCAACCGCACGGCCTTGATCCCGTTCAACGACGTCGACGCGTTGGCCGACGCCTTGGCCGGGGGTCGGGTCGCCGCTGTGGTGACCGAACCGGCGATGACGAACAACGTCGGCCTGGTGATGCCGGACCCAGGGTTCCACGAGCAGCTGCGTCACCTCACCCGCGTCGCCGGCACGGTCTTGGTCCTCGACGAGACCCACACCCAGGTGGTCGGTCCGGGTGGCCTTACGCGCCTGTGGGGTCTGGACCCCGACATCGTGACGATCGGGAAGTCGATCGCCGCCGGCATCCCGCTGGGTGCCTACGGTATGACGCCGGAGGTGGCCGAGACGTTGCAGCGGCCGCTCGGGCGTGACGACCCGAGACCCGCGGTCGCCACCGGCGGCACGCTGTACGGCAACCCGCTGTCCATGGCGGCGGCACAGGCGGCCATGAGCGAGGTGCTGACCGACGAGGCTTATGCCCGTTCGCAGGCGCTTGGCACCCGATTGGCCGACGGGCTGGAGCAGGCGGTGGCCACGGTCGAGCTGCCCTGGACCGTGCACCGCTTCTGGCCCCGCAGCGGTTACAGCTTCACCGCAGCGCCTCCGCGGAATGCGTCGGAGGCGCGCGCGGCGCTGGACGTGCCATTGCGTCGCCTCATGCGGGTCTACCTGGCCAACCGGGGGGTCTGGGAGGCCATCGTGGGGGCCGGGCCGACCTGCTCGGTCGCCGCCGGTCCGGAAGACGTCGACAGCTACCTCACCGCCTTCGCCTCGCTGCTGACCGAGCTGACCGCCTGA
- a CDS encoding transposase, protein FGMNHAPVQSFFGNGLYWQAVALAHNVGLWLRTLALPAEYRRAGGKRLRLAFLNVPARLVRHGRRLHLRFGAAYRHLQAFITALNRLRALPASG, encoded by the coding sequence CTTCGGCATGAACCACGCCCCGGTGCAGTCGTTCTTCGGCAACGGGCTGTACTGGCAAGCCGTCGCCCTGGCCCACAACGTTGGGCTGTGGCTACGGACCCTGGCCCTACCCGCGGAGTACCGGCGGGCCGGGGGCAAACGACTGCGGCTGGCGTTCCTCAACGTCCCCGCCAGGCTGGTCCGCCACGGCCGGCGTCTGCACCTGCGCTTCGGCGCCGCCTACCGACACCTGCAGGCCTTCATCACCGCGCTGAACCGACTACGAGCGCTACCCGCATCCGGCTGA